A part of Synchiropus splendidus isolate RoL2022-P1 chromosome 19, RoL_Sspl_1.0, whole genome shotgun sequence genomic DNA contains:
- the brsk1b gene encoding serine/threonine-protein kinase BRSK1 isoform X2 translates to MSSKDHSAGQSTQYVGPYRLEKTLGKGQTGLVKLGVHCITGQKVAIKIVNREKLSQSVLMKVEREIAILKLIEHPHVLKLHDVYENNKYLYLVLEHVSGGELFDYLVKKGRLTPKEARKFFRQIISALDFCHSHSICHRDLKPENLLLDEKNNIRVADFGMASLQVGDSLLETSCGSPHYACPEVIRGEKYDGRRADVWSCGVILFALLVGALPFDHDNLRQLLEKVKSGVFHMPHFIPPECQALLKGMIEVNADKRLTLEAIQKHSWYQGGRNEPCPEQPPPRRVCLQRILSISELDPDVLESMHSLGCFRDRAKLTKDLTSEEENQEKMIYYLLLDRKERYPSCEDEDLPQRNDADPPRKRLDSPMLTRHGRCRPERKSLEVLSVTDQGSPTPPRRNLDTSAHSQRSRSVSGASTGLSCSPLSSPRSPVFTFSPSEVSSSKDPKTLSNTTPRPTRPPPDPKTQTLPSKGPTERPHLHSMKSLPLQTPRSPSPSPSPILSPTPRFFNFPSPSMFKSKNTNASAPLPAVSQVTPQGSPLPTPLGTPVHQLHHPSSTTPPSSSSSSSSSRADGGASMSLTPPSSPGGSGGMAASSSAHWRTRLNSFKNNLLGSPRFHRRKLQVPTSEDMSSLTPESSPELAKRSWFGNFISLEKEEQIFVLIRDKPLSSIKADIVHAFLSIPSLSHSVVSQNSFRAEYKSSGGPSVFQKPVKFQVDIGYSEGERERERERAEREGRREMGIYSVTFSLITGPSRRFKRVVETIQAQLLSTHDQPSVQALADEKNGQVSRQPSAPSQQQNSPHPDTANDRDRAEKDHVADIGSSTGSVSQTKGTGKDKTRLLSSPNGTQSHP, encoded by the exons ATGAGCAGCAAGGACCACTCGGCGGGACAGTCCACCCAGTATGTGGGGCCTTACCGTCTGGAGAAGACCCTCGGAAAGGGCCAGACAG GACTGGTGAAACTGGGTGTCCACTGCATCACCGGCCAAAAAGTGGCCATTAAGATCGTAAACCGGGAGAAACTGTCCCAGTCGGTCCTGATGAAG GTGGAGAGAGAAATCGCTATTCTTAAACTCATCGAGCATCCCCATGTTCTCAAGCTGCATGACGTCTACGAGAACAACAAATACCT GTACCTGGTGCTAGAGCACGTGTCCGGGGGAGAGCTGTTTGACTACCTGGTGAAGAAAGGCCGGCTGACCCCGAAAGAGGCCCGGAAGTTTTTTAGGCAAATCATCTCGGCGCTGGACTTCTGCCACAGTCATTCCATATG TCACAGAGACCTGAAACCTGAGAACCTCCTCCTGGATGAGAAGAACAACATCCGGGTGGCAGACTTTGGGATGGCCTCGCTGCAGGTCGGAGACAGTCTGCTAGAAACCAGCTGCGG ATCTCCACATTACGCCTGTCCGGAGGTCATCAGG GGGGAGAAGTACGACGGTCGGCGGGCGGATGTCTGGAGCTGCGGTGTCATCCTCTTTGCTCTTCTTGTG GGTGCCTTGCCTTTCGACCACGACAACCTGCGGCAGCTCCTGGAGAAGGTCAAGAGTGGCGTCTTCCACATGCCTCACTTCATCCCACCGGAATGCCAGGCGCTGCTGAAGGGAATGATCGAAGTCAACGCCGACAAGAGGCTGACG CTTGAAGCAATACAGAAGCACTCCTGGTACCA GGGCGGTCGGAACGAGCCGTGTCCGGAGCAGCCGCCGCCACGCCGCGTATGCCTGCAGAGGATCCTATCGATATCCGAGCTGGACCCGGACGTCCTGGAGAGCATGCACTCGCTGGGCTGCTTCAGGGACCGAGCCAAACTCACCAAGGACCTTACAAGTGAGGA GGAGAACCAGGAGAAGATGATCTACTACCTCCTGCTGGACAGAAAAGAGCGCTACCCGAGCTGCGAGGACGAAGACCTGCCGCAGCGGAATGATGCAG ATCCGCCGAGGAAGCGCCTGGACTCCCCTATGCTCACCCGTCATGGCCGTTGTCGTCCAGAGAGGAAGAGCCTGGAGGTCCTCAGCGTGACGGACCAGGGCTCTCCCACACCCCCGCGCCGCAACCTGGACACCAGCGCACACAGCCAGCG GTCTCGGTCGGTGAGCGGAGCCTCCACGGGTCTGTCCTGCAGCCCACTCAGCAGTCCCAGG agtCCAGTCTTCACTTTCAGCCCCTCAGAGGTTTCCTCCTCTAAAGACCCCAAAACGTTGAGCAACACGACCCCCCGGCCGACACGCCCACCGCCCGATCCAAAAACCCAGACCCTTCCCTCCAAGGGTCCCACTGAGCGGCCGCACCTCCACTCCATGAAGTCCCTCCCTCTCCAGACGCCTCGTTCTCCGTCGCCGTCCCCCTCCCCCATCCTCTCCCCCACTCCGCGTTTCTTCAACTTTCCGTCGCCCTCCATGTTCAAGTCCAAGAACACTAACGCCTCTGCCCCCCTCCCTGCTGTGTCGCAGGTCACGCCGCAGGGCTCGCCTCTGCCCACCCCCCTGGGTACCCCCGTGCACCAGCTCCACCACCCTTCCTCTaccacccctccctcctcctcctcctcatcttcctcttctagAGCTGATGGAGGGGCGTCCATGTCACTGACCCCTCCCTCTAGTCCGGGAGGCAGCGGCGGCATGGCAGCTTCAAGCTCTGCCCACTGGAGGACGAGGCTCAACTCCTTCAAGAACAACCTGTTGGGCTCACCACGCTTCCACCGTCGCAAACTACAGG TCCCGACATCGGAGGACATGTCCAGTTTGACTCCCGAGTCCAGCCCAGA ACTAGCCAAGAGATCCTGGTTCGGGAACTTCATCagtctggagaaggaggagcagatCTTTGTTCTGATCCGGGACAAGCCGCTCAGTTCCATCAAAGCCGACATCGTCCACGCCTTCTTGTCC ATCCCGTCGCTCAGCCACAGTGTTGTGTCCCAGAACAGTTTTCGAGCCGAGTACAAGTCGTCAGGTGGGCCCTCGGTTTTCCAGAAGCCAGTCAAGTTCCAA GTCGACATCGGGTACtctgaaggagagagagagcgtgaaAGAGAGCGGGCTGAGcgagagggaaggagagagatgGGGATCTACAGCGTCACCTTCTCGCTGATTACAG GTCCCAGTCGGAGGTTCAAGCGTGTGGTGGAAACCATTCAGGCTCAGCTGCTCAGCACTCACGACCAGCCCTCCGTCCAGGCCCTGGCTG ACGAGAAGAACGGCCAAGTGTCCCGCCAGCCTAGCGCCCCCTCGCAGCAGCAGAACTCCCCTCATCCCGACACTGCGAACGATCGGGATAGGGCAGAGAAGGACCACGTGGCTGATATCGGAAGCAGCACTGGCTCTGTATCACAAACGAAAGGAACGGGAAAAGATAAAACCAGACTTCTATCGTCGCCCAACGGAACACAGTCTCACCCCTGA
- the brsk1b gene encoding serine/threonine-protein kinase BRSK2 isoform X3 yields MSSKDHSAGQSTQYVGPYRLEKTLGKGQTGLVKLGVHCITGQKVAIKIVNREKLSQSVLMKVEREIAILKLIEHPHVLKLHDVYENNKYLYLVLEHVSGGELFDYLVKKGRLTPKEARKFFRQIISALDFCHSHSICHRDLKPENLLLDEKNNIRVADFGMASLQVGDSLLETSCGSPHYACPEVIRGEKYDGRRADVWSCGVILFALLVGALPFDHDNLRQLLEKVKSGVFHMPHFIPPECQALLKGMIEVNADKRLTLEAIQKHSWYQGGRNEPCPEQPPPRRVCLQRILSISELDPDVLESMHSLGCFRDRAKLTKDLTSEEENQEKMIYYLLLDRKERYPSCEDEDLPQRNDADPPRKRLDSPMLTRHGRCRPERKSLEVLSVTDQGSPTPPRRNLDTSAHSQRSRSVSGASTGLSCSPLSSPRVTPQGSPLPTPLGTPVHQLHHPSSTTPPSSSSSSSSSRADGGASMSLTPPSSPGGSGGMAASSSAHWRTRLNSFKNNLLGSPRFHRRKLQVPTSEDMSSLTPESSPELAKRSWFGNFISLEKEEQIFVLIRDKPLSSIKADIVHAFLSIPSLSHSVVSQNSFRAEYKSSGGPSVFQKPVKFQVDIGYSEGERERERERAEREGRREMGIYSVTFSLITGPSRRFKRVVETIQAQLLSTHDQPSVQALADEKNGQVSRQPSAPSQQQNSPHPDTANDRDRAEKDHVADIGSSTGSVSQTKGTGKDKTRLLSSPNGTQSHP; encoded by the exons ATGAGCAGCAAGGACCACTCGGCGGGACAGTCCACCCAGTATGTGGGGCCTTACCGTCTGGAGAAGACCCTCGGAAAGGGCCAGACAG GACTGGTGAAACTGGGTGTCCACTGCATCACCGGCCAAAAAGTGGCCATTAAGATCGTAAACCGGGAGAAACTGTCCCAGTCGGTCCTGATGAAG GTGGAGAGAGAAATCGCTATTCTTAAACTCATCGAGCATCCCCATGTTCTCAAGCTGCATGACGTCTACGAGAACAACAAATACCT GTACCTGGTGCTAGAGCACGTGTCCGGGGGAGAGCTGTTTGACTACCTGGTGAAGAAAGGCCGGCTGACCCCGAAAGAGGCCCGGAAGTTTTTTAGGCAAATCATCTCGGCGCTGGACTTCTGCCACAGTCATTCCATATG TCACAGAGACCTGAAACCTGAGAACCTCCTCCTGGATGAGAAGAACAACATCCGGGTGGCAGACTTTGGGATGGCCTCGCTGCAGGTCGGAGACAGTCTGCTAGAAACCAGCTGCGG ATCTCCACATTACGCCTGTCCGGAGGTCATCAGG GGGGAGAAGTACGACGGTCGGCGGGCGGATGTCTGGAGCTGCGGTGTCATCCTCTTTGCTCTTCTTGTG GGTGCCTTGCCTTTCGACCACGACAACCTGCGGCAGCTCCTGGAGAAGGTCAAGAGTGGCGTCTTCCACATGCCTCACTTCATCCCACCGGAATGCCAGGCGCTGCTGAAGGGAATGATCGAAGTCAACGCCGACAAGAGGCTGACG CTTGAAGCAATACAGAAGCACTCCTGGTACCA GGGCGGTCGGAACGAGCCGTGTCCGGAGCAGCCGCCGCCACGCCGCGTATGCCTGCAGAGGATCCTATCGATATCCGAGCTGGACCCGGACGTCCTGGAGAGCATGCACTCGCTGGGCTGCTTCAGGGACCGAGCCAAACTCACCAAGGACCTTACAAGTGAGGA GGAGAACCAGGAGAAGATGATCTACTACCTCCTGCTGGACAGAAAAGAGCGCTACCCGAGCTGCGAGGACGAAGACCTGCCGCAGCGGAATGATGCAG ATCCGCCGAGGAAGCGCCTGGACTCCCCTATGCTCACCCGTCATGGCCGTTGTCGTCCAGAGAGGAAGAGCCTGGAGGTCCTCAGCGTGACGGACCAGGGCTCTCCCACACCCCCGCGCCGCAACCTGGACACCAGCGCACACAGCCAGCG GTCTCGGTCGGTGAGCGGAGCCTCCACGGGTCTGTCCTGCAGCCCACTCAGCAGTCCCAGG GTCACGCCGCAGGGCTCGCCTCTGCCCACCCCCCTGGGTACCCCCGTGCACCAGCTCCACCACCCTTCCTCTaccacccctccctcctcctcctcctcatcttcctcttctagAGCTGATGGAGGGGCGTCCATGTCACTGACCCCTCCCTCTAGTCCGGGAGGCAGCGGCGGCATGGCAGCTTCAAGCTCTGCCCACTGGAGGACGAGGCTCAACTCCTTCAAGAACAACCTGTTGGGCTCACCACGCTTCCACCGTCGCAAACTACAGG TCCCGACATCGGAGGACATGTCCAGTTTGACTCCCGAGTCCAGCCCAGA ACTAGCCAAGAGATCCTGGTTCGGGAACTTCATCagtctggagaaggaggagcagatCTTTGTTCTGATCCGGGACAAGCCGCTCAGTTCCATCAAAGCCGACATCGTCCACGCCTTCTTGTCC ATCCCGTCGCTCAGCCACAGTGTTGTGTCCCAGAACAGTTTTCGAGCCGAGTACAAGTCGTCAGGTGGGCCCTCGGTTTTCCAGAAGCCAGTCAAGTTCCAA GTCGACATCGGGTACtctgaaggagagagagagcgtgaaAGAGAGCGGGCTGAGcgagagggaaggagagagatgGGGATCTACAGCGTCACCTTCTCGCTGATTACAG GTCCCAGTCGGAGGTTCAAGCGTGTGGTGGAAACCATTCAGGCTCAGCTGCTCAGCACTCACGACCAGCCCTCCGTCCAGGCCCTGGCTG ACGAGAAGAACGGCCAAGTGTCCCGCCAGCCTAGCGCCCCCTCGCAGCAGCAGAACTCCCCTCATCCCGACACTGCGAACGATCGGGATAGGGCAGAGAAGGACCACGTGGCTGATATCGGAAGCAGCACTGGCTCTGTATCACAAACGAAAGGAACGGGAAAAGATAAAACCAGACTTCTATCGTCGCCCAACGGAACACAGTCTCACCCCTGA
- the brsk1b gene encoding serine/threonine-protein kinase BRSK1 isoform X1 gives MSSKDHSAGQSTQYVGPYRLEKTLGKGQTGLVKLGVHCITGQKVAIKIVNREKLSQSVLMKVEREIAILKLIEHPHVLKLHDVYENNKYLYLVLEHVSGGELFDYLVKKGRLTPKEARKFFRQIISALDFCHSHSICHRDLKPENLLLDEKNNIRVADFGMASLQVGDSLLETSCGSPHYACPEVIRGEKYDGRRADVWSCGVILFALLVGALPFDHDNLRQLLEKVKSGVFHMPHFIPPECQALLKGMIEVNADKRLTLEAIQKHSWYQGGRNEPCPEQPPPRRVCLQRILSISELDPDVLESMHSLGCFRDRAKLTKDLTSEEENQEKMIYYLLLDRKERYPSCEDEDLPQRNDADPPRKRLDSPMLTRHGRCRPERKSLEVLSVTDQGSPTPPRRNLDTSAHSQRSRSVSGASTGLSCSPLSSPRSPVFTFSPSEVSSSKDPKTLSNTTPRPTRPPPDPKTQTLPSKGPTERPHLHSMKSLPLQTPRSPSPSPSPILSPTPRFFNFPSPSMFKSKNTNASAPLPAVSQVTPQGSPLPTPLGTPVHQLHHPSSTTPPSSSSSSSSSRADGGASMSLTPPSSPGGSGGMAASSSAHWRTRLNSFKNNLLGSPRFHRRKLQGESVTNRHLSRQQQPHVPSFISVPTSEDMSSLTPESSPELAKRSWFGNFISLEKEEQIFVLIRDKPLSSIKADIVHAFLSIPSLSHSVVSQNSFRAEYKSSGGPSVFQKPVKFQVDIGYSEGERERERERAEREGRREMGIYSVTFSLITGPSRRFKRVVETIQAQLLSTHDQPSVQALADEKNGQVSRQPSAPSQQQNSPHPDTANDRDRAEKDHVADIGSSTGSVSQTKGTGKDKTRLLSSPNGTQSHP, from the exons ATGAGCAGCAAGGACCACTCGGCGGGACAGTCCACCCAGTATGTGGGGCCTTACCGTCTGGAGAAGACCCTCGGAAAGGGCCAGACAG GACTGGTGAAACTGGGTGTCCACTGCATCACCGGCCAAAAAGTGGCCATTAAGATCGTAAACCGGGAGAAACTGTCCCAGTCGGTCCTGATGAAG GTGGAGAGAGAAATCGCTATTCTTAAACTCATCGAGCATCCCCATGTTCTCAAGCTGCATGACGTCTACGAGAACAACAAATACCT GTACCTGGTGCTAGAGCACGTGTCCGGGGGAGAGCTGTTTGACTACCTGGTGAAGAAAGGCCGGCTGACCCCGAAAGAGGCCCGGAAGTTTTTTAGGCAAATCATCTCGGCGCTGGACTTCTGCCACAGTCATTCCATATG TCACAGAGACCTGAAACCTGAGAACCTCCTCCTGGATGAGAAGAACAACATCCGGGTGGCAGACTTTGGGATGGCCTCGCTGCAGGTCGGAGACAGTCTGCTAGAAACCAGCTGCGG ATCTCCACATTACGCCTGTCCGGAGGTCATCAGG GGGGAGAAGTACGACGGTCGGCGGGCGGATGTCTGGAGCTGCGGTGTCATCCTCTTTGCTCTTCTTGTG GGTGCCTTGCCTTTCGACCACGACAACCTGCGGCAGCTCCTGGAGAAGGTCAAGAGTGGCGTCTTCCACATGCCTCACTTCATCCCACCGGAATGCCAGGCGCTGCTGAAGGGAATGATCGAAGTCAACGCCGACAAGAGGCTGACG CTTGAAGCAATACAGAAGCACTCCTGGTACCA GGGCGGTCGGAACGAGCCGTGTCCGGAGCAGCCGCCGCCACGCCGCGTATGCCTGCAGAGGATCCTATCGATATCCGAGCTGGACCCGGACGTCCTGGAGAGCATGCACTCGCTGGGCTGCTTCAGGGACCGAGCCAAACTCACCAAGGACCTTACAAGTGAGGA GGAGAACCAGGAGAAGATGATCTACTACCTCCTGCTGGACAGAAAAGAGCGCTACCCGAGCTGCGAGGACGAAGACCTGCCGCAGCGGAATGATGCAG ATCCGCCGAGGAAGCGCCTGGACTCCCCTATGCTCACCCGTCATGGCCGTTGTCGTCCAGAGAGGAAGAGCCTGGAGGTCCTCAGCGTGACGGACCAGGGCTCTCCCACACCCCCGCGCCGCAACCTGGACACCAGCGCACACAGCCAGCG GTCTCGGTCGGTGAGCGGAGCCTCCACGGGTCTGTCCTGCAGCCCACTCAGCAGTCCCAGG agtCCAGTCTTCACTTTCAGCCCCTCAGAGGTTTCCTCCTCTAAAGACCCCAAAACGTTGAGCAACACGACCCCCCGGCCGACACGCCCACCGCCCGATCCAAAAACCCAGACCCTTCCCTCCAAGGGTCCCACTGAGCGGCCGCACCTCCACTCCATGAAGTCCCTCCCTCTCCAGACGCCTCGTTCTCCGTCGCCGTCCCCCTCCCCCATCCTCTCCCCCACTCCGCGTTTCTTCAACTTTCCGTCGCCCTCCATGTTCAAGTCCAAGAACACTAACGCCTCTGCCCCCCTCCCTGCTGTGTCGCAGGTCACGCCGCAGGGCTCGCCTCTGCCCACCCCCCTGGGTACCCCCGTGCACCAGCTCCACCACCCTTCCTCTaccacccctccctcctcctcctcctcatcttcctcttctagAGCTGATGGAGGGGCGTCCATGTCACTGACCCCTCCCTCTAGTCCGGGAGGCAGCGGCGGCATGGCAGCTTCAAGCTCTGCCCACTGGAGGACGAGGCTCAACTCCTTCAAGAACAACCTGTTGGGCTCACCACGCTTCCACCGTCGCAAACTACAGGGTGAGTCAGTCACAAATCGACATTTATCTCGTCAACAACAACCTCATGTGCCGTCATTTATTTCAGTCCCGACATCGGAGGACATGTCCAGTTTGACTCCCGAGTCCAGCCCAGA ACTAGCCAAGAGATCCTGGTTCGGGAACTTCATCagtctggagaaggaggagcagatCTTTGTTCTGATCCGGGACAAGCCGCTCAGTTCCATCAAAGCCGACATCGTCCACGCCTTCTTGTCC ATCCCGTCGCTCAGCCACAGTGTTGTGTCCCAGAACAGTTTTCGAGCCGAGTACAAGTCGTCAGGTGGGCCCTCGGTTTTCCAGAAGCCAGTCAAGTTCCAA GTCGACATCGGGTACtctgaaggagagagagagcgtgaaAGAGAGCGGGCTGAGcgagagggaaggagagagatgGGGATCTACAGCGTCACCTTCTCGCTGATTACAG GTCCCAGTCGGAGGTTCAAGCGTGTGGTGGAAACCATTCAGGCTCAGCTGCTCAGCACTCACGACCAGCCCTCCGTCCAGGCCCTGGCTG ACGAGAAGAACGGCCAAGTGTCCCGCCAGCCTAGCGCCCCCTCGCAGCAGCAGAACTCCCCTCATCCCGACACTGCGAACGATCGGGATAGGGCAGAGAAGGACCACGTGGCTGATATCGGAAGCAGCACTGGCTCTGTATCACAAACGAAAGGAACGGGAAAAGATAAAACCAGACTTCTATCGTCGCCCAACGGAACACAGTCTCACCCCTGA